TACGCGCCGAATTAAGTTACCAGTTCATGAGCCAGGAACAGGAATTTTCTTTAGTTCAGGTTAAACCGGTCACTGGCCGTCCTCACCAAATACGGGTGCAACTGGCCACTCAAAAAAGTCCGATTGTGGGCGATGTAAAGTACGGTGCTCCCCAACTTTTACCGGATAAAAGCATTTGTTTGCACGCTTTCCGTTTAAACTTTGTGCATCCCGTACGGCAGGAAAAGGTGGTTGTATCGGCTTTACCTCCATCTACTTTTCCCTGGAATTTGTTTCAACAAAAAATAAATCTGCTGGTTTCGCAATAATGATTTTAATCATATTAGCTGATTTTTTTTACCAGAATTTTAAAAGTTTATGCTGGGTGTTGTAGCTTTGTGAACTTAAAAGAACAAATACTGTTTTAACTTAAACTCCAATTAAAAGTAGTTTTAACCTTCCACAATCATTTTAACCAAGATGCCCATTCTTATATTCTTCGTAGTCCACTGGTATTTATCTTTATTTGTACAAACATTTTACCTGCACCGGTACGCGGCGCACAAAATGTTTACGATGAATCCTTTCTGGGAAAAATTCTTTTTCTTATTAACTTATATTGCTCAGGGTTCTTCGTTTTTATCACCGCGGGCTTATGCCATTCTGCACCGCATGCACCACGCTTTTTCCGATACCGATAAAGATCCACATTCGCCGCATTTTTCTAATAATGCCTTTACCATGATGTGGAAAACCAAAAACATCTACAACAATGTGCTGCATAACCGGGTAGAAGCCGAAGCCCGTTTTGAAGGTAACTACCCGCTGTGGAATGCGGTAGAAAACTTTGGCGATACATATTTCTCGCGGATTGCCTGGGGAACATTTTACGTTTTATTTTATATTGCCTTTGCTACGCAGTGGTGGATGTATTTACTTTTACCGATTCACTTTTTAATGGGCCCTATTCACGGCGCTATTGTAAACTGGAGCGGCCATAAATACGGTTATCAAAATTTCGATAATAACGATAAATCACGGAACTCTTTGTTTTTTGATTTCTTAACCGGTGGCGAGTTATTTCAAAATAACCATCATAAATTACCAAACCGGGTAAATTTCGGAGTAAAATGGTGGGAAGTTGACCCTACTTATCCGGTAATCTGGGCCTTGGATAAACTACGTATCATACGCCTAAAAAAAGTACGGGCTTAATCACATAAGTAAATTTTAAAATTTTAAAAAAGTCTCCTTATTTAGATATAAGGAGACTTTTTTACTTTTAGAGCTTCGTACTGCGGATAAAGTTATACCTCTACCGTTCCAAACTAAATAATACAGGGTGCTTCAAACAAAATCGCGTTTTCTGGTTAGTTACCTGTTAGCCGGTATTCTTATCTTTCTGGTTCAAACGCACCGGCTCTGTCAATCTGGTTTTTTAGATTACGATTCTGCCAAAAACTGGCAAATTGTGCAGGAAATTGGGTCCGGCAATTTCGAGCATTTATTTCAACACGCTAGCCCCACTTTTTTCTTGTTTTATGCGGTTTTCACACCATTCCTGCCGGATTTTCATGCTTTTATCGCCCTTAACTGTATCATTAATGTTTTAGCCATTCTGTTAATAGGCCGGTTTGTAGCGCAGGTTTTTAAACTTACCGCATTCCAGACTTTTGTTCTACTTTTATTTACCGGATTCTCCGGCTACCTCACCGCTAACGGGCGTTATTTTACCATTGAGGCGCCTAGTTTATTGTTGTTTGCGTTGCTACTCCCCTTGTATTACCAACGGTTTACGGAACACAGTAGCCGGACATTTCTGCAAGTGGTTGGATTGTTGGCTTTGGGCCTTACACTTAATTACAAGTTACTTTTGCTTTTTCCGGTAGCCATTCTTCTGGAGTTTGTTTATCAAGATAAAGCCATTAAAAAAAAACACCTGCTTTACGCTGCCGCTATTTTGCTGGTACCTTTTATTATTTACGGCGTAGTGGCTTGGCTGGTAGGGTTACCTTTTTACCGTCTTCCGGCGGTTTACTACATCTTAATTCATAATTATCAGGTTCCGAACCCGGGCGCCCGAATTGGTTTCTTCCACCTTGATTTCACGTTTTACCTGCATTATTTTCTGCGTTTCGAATCGCCCTTGCTTTTTATGGGCATCCTTTTCTTTCCTGTAATTTATTGGCGGCAGATTTTTGGGCAGGTTCGCCGAGCGCCGGTAAACTGCTACGGCTTTATATTTTTTATAGTATATCCGCTTTTAACCGGCATGCATTTGCTGCAAAAAGCGCCTAGGGGCTTATTTTTGATTTACAGTTTACTGTATGCCATTGCTTTTATTTGCGGCTTAAAATTAATTAAAAACCGAGCGTTGGTAGTTGGATTAGTTTGTATCAGCATTGTTTACCAAATCCAAATAGTGCAAAAAGAATTTTACAGGTATGCTCCCACCAATTACCCCCGGGTAATTTCTGAATTAAAAGCTAATAAAATAAATAAAGTGGCTACTACGGTTGGTTTAGGAATTATGCCTTTTGCCCAAAAAGCAAACATTGCCGTTACGCCGGTTTTTAACGAAGAAGAATTAAAATTCTTAGAAAAACATGGTTACCAGTATGTGCTGCTCGATGATTATTACTTGGCCGCTAATATTTTAAAATTTAAAAATTTAGAAAAATTAGTACCGCTCGCCGCTTGGTCCGAGCCTAGTTTAATGGCGCCGTATTTATATCTCGATCAAAGTGAATTTGCCGGTTTTTCGTACCAACAAGCATTGGAAGTTCAATGCCAAGCTGTACAGGATTCTGTTCAGTTGCGCTTGCTTCGAATACCCTGATTTTTTAAATTTTACTCCATTAAAACCTGTGGTAGCGGATAGAACAAAGTAATAAGT
The sequence above is a segment of the Adhaeribacter swui genome. Coding sequences within it:
- a CDS encoding acyl-CoA desaturase, which produces MPILIFFVVHWYLSLFVQTFYLHRYAAHKMFTMNPFWEKFFFLLTYIAQGSSFLSPRAYAILHRMHHAFSDTDKDPHSPHFSNNAFTMMWKTKNIYNNVLHNRVEAEARFEGNYPLWNAVENFGDTYFSRIAWGTFYVLFYIAFATQWWMYLLLPIHFLMGPIHGAIVNWSGHKYGYQNFDNNDKSRNSLFFDFLTGGELFQNNHHKLPNRVNFGVKWWEVDPTYPVIWALDKLRIIRLKKVRA